In the genome of Porphyrobacter sp. ULC335, one region contains:
- a CDS encoding response regulator — translation MQNLIKRNTGPNRHAPGDGKTLAEKLAQNEAMLAAAAEEDAVRAAEAAAAPKPAAAAPAAPAAPAAAPAAAPASVEPDETAAIVAAAKAMRDRYAGREAPAATTRTCLIVDDSRVIRKVSSKIALSLGYVPVEAQDGHEALARCKQSMPDLVLTDWNMPEMDGIEFVTKLRAIPTPKEPVVVFCTSNGEAKDIHDGIAAGADDYIVKPFDEAALKAKLEKLGRG, via the coding sequence GTGCAGAACCTTATCAAGCGTAACACCGGCCCCAACCGCCACGCCCCCGGCGACGGCAAGACCCTGGCCGAAAAGCTCGCCCAGAACGAGGCGATGCTGGCCGCAGCTGCCGAGGAAGACGCCGTGCGCGCAGCCGAGGCTGCCGCCGCGCCGAAGCCTGCCGCTGCCGCGCCTGCCGCACCTGCTGCTCCTGCTGCCGCGCCTGCTGCCGCTCCGGCCTCGGTCGAACCCGATGAGACCGCCGCAATCGTCGCCGCCGCCAAGGCGATGCGCGATCGCTACGCCGGCCGCGAAGCCCCCGCCGCAACGACCCGCACCTGTCTGATCGTCGATGACAGCCGGGTGATCCGCAAGGTCTCCAGCAAGATCGCGCTCAGCCTCGGCTATGTGCCGGTCGAAGCGCAGGACGGCCACGAAGCGCTCGCCCGTTGCAAGCAATCCATGCCCGATCTGGTGCTGACCGACTGGAACATGCCCGAAATGGACGGCATCGAATTCGTCACCAAGCTGCGCGCCATCCCCACGCCCAAGGAGCCGGTGGTGGTGTTCTGCACCTCGAACGGCGAGGCCAAGGACATCCACGACGGCATCGCCGCAGGCGCAGACGATTACATCGTCAAGCCCTTCGACGAGGCAGCCTTGAAGGCGAAGCTGGAAAAGCTCGGGCGGGGGTAA
- a CDS encoding lysoplasmalogenase family protein — MDQSSTARNLWLLGLVLGTGYWFGAAARSGLAFTFLADLPGALVVSWKCAATGALVLSTFLATRGTRLQRLAVTFALIWFADLMLAVGQAIASGVVFTAAHLVAASTFAQLDPREQAKGPALALAGVVLALALATLVTVWQLGGSPLFAIFPLFSAIATALAARSTLPLALVALGYAIFFLSDAIVVVDMTTSTGPRSWGWLSWLTYFGGLTLLARGLAVAAQRG, encoded by the coding sequence ATGGATCAGAGTTCAACAGCACGCAATCTGTGGCTCCTCGGCCTTGTGCTGGGCACAGGCTATTGGTTCGGTGCGGCCGCGAGGTCAGGGCTCGCCTTCACGTTTCTTGCCGATCTGCCGGGCGCACTGGTCGTCAGCTGGAAGTGCGCGGCGACCGGCGCGCTGGTGTTGAGCACCTTTCTCGCCACGCGCGGGACGCGGTTGCAGCGCCTCGCGGTGACCTTCGCCTTGATCTGGTTCGCCGATCTGATGCTCGCCGTGGGACAGGCGATTGCCTCGGGCGTGGTCTTTACCGCCGCACATCTGGTCGCGGCGAGCACCTTTGCGCAGCTTGATCCGCGCGAGCAGGCCAAGGGCCCTGCGCTGGCGCTGGCGGGTGTGGTGCTGGCTCTGGCGCTGGCAACTCTGGTGACAGTGTGGCAGCTCGGCGGATCGCCGCTGTTCGCAATCTTCCCGCTGTTCTCGGCCATCGCCACCGCGCTGGCGGCGCGCAGTACGCTGCCATTGGCGCTAGTGGCGCTGGGTTACGCTATCTTCTTCCTGTCTGATGCGATCGTAGTGGTGGACATGACCACATCGACAGGTCCGAGATCGTGGGGCTGGCTCTCCTGGCTGACTTACTTTGGCGGCCTTACGCTGCTGGCGCGCGGGCTGGCTGTCGCGGCTCAGCGGGGATAG
- a CDS encoding GlsB/YeaQ/YmgE family stress response membrane protein: MNLIILLIVGGLIGWVASMLVGGGGGILMNVVVGIVGALVAGFLLNPLIGGGNIMSGDLSLSAIAVSLLGSVLLLLVLNLVRRGRA; the protein is encoded by the coding sequence ATGAACCTGATAATTCTATTGATCGTCGGCGGCTTGATCGGCTGGGTGGCCAGCATGCTGGTGGGCGGCGGCGGCGGTATCCTGATGAATGTTGTCGTCGGGATTGTCGGCGCGCTGGTGGCCGGTTTTCTGCTCAATCCGCTGATCGGCGGCGGCAATATCATGAGCGGCGATCTCAGCCTCAGCGCGATTGCGGTCTCGCTGCTGGGATCGGTCCTGCTTCTGCTGGTGCTCAATCTGGTGCGTCGCGGCAGGGCCTGA
- the era gene encoding GTPase Era, giving the protein MTDNTPENAPTSATTSPGTRCGMVAVIGAPNAGKSTLVNQLVGQKVAITSAKAQTTRARMLGIALHELDGAGVQMILVDTPGIFAPRRRLDRAMVSAAWEGAEAADAVLLLVDPIKQRRHELEPLLEALANRPERKILVINKVDRSKKEPMLALAQDLAGKVDFAEIYFVSALTGDGVPELKDALAGMMPEGEWMYPEDQVSDASERLLAAEITREQLYQQLHEELPYDSAVRPEKYEVRKDGSIEIHQQIVVARETQRAIVLGKGGSRIKQIGAAARKELSEVLGVPVHLYLHVKQLENWAEDKEIFEEMGLDWVR; this is encoded by the coding sequence ATGACTGACAACACCCCCGAAAACGCCCCCACCTCTGCCACCACATCTCCCGGCACCCGCTGCGGCATGGTCGCCGTGATCGGCGCGCCGAACGCCGGCAAGTCGACCCTTGTGAACCAGCTCGTCGGCCAGAAGGTCGCGATCACATCGGCCAAGGCGCAGACCACCCGTGCGCGGATGCTCGGCATCGCGTTGCATGAGCTGGATGGCGCGGGCGTGCAGATGATCCTCGTCGACACCCCCGGCATCTTCGCGCCCCGCCGCCGCCTTGACCGCGCGATGGTCAGCGCTGCGTGGGAAGGCGCGGAGGCGGCGGACGCCGTGCTGCTGCTGGTCGATCCGATCAAGCAGCGCCGCCACGAGTTGGAGCCTTTGCTGGAGGCTCTGGCGAACCGCCCCGAGCGCAAGATCCTCGTCATCAACAAGGTCGACCGATCCAAGAAGGAACCGATGCTGGCGCTGGCGCAGGATCTGGCGGGCAAGGTCGATTTTGCCGAAATCTACTTCGTCTCGGCCCTGACCGGTGACGGCGTGCCGGAACTGAAGGACGCGCTGGCGGGCATGATGCCCGAAGGCGAATGGATGTACCCCGAAGACCAGGTCTCCGACGCCAGCGAACGCCTGCTCGCCGCCGAAATCACCCGCGAACAGCTCTACCAGCAGCTCCACGAGGAACTGCCCTACGACAGCGCGGTGCGCCCCGAGAAATACGAGGTCCGCAAGGACGGCAGCATCGAAATCCACCAGCAGATCGTGGTCGCCCGCGAAACCCAGCGCGCGATCGTGCTGGGCAAGGGCGGGTCGCGGATCAAGCAGATCGGCGCCGCGGCGCGCAAGGAATTGTCAGAGGTGCTCGGCGTGCCGGTGCATCTTTATCTCCATGTGAAGCAGCTGGAGAACTGGGCCGAGGACAAGGAGATTTTCGAGGAGATGGGGCTGGATTGGGTGCGGTGA
- the rnc gene encoding ribonuclease III: MSGGLDPAARVWLEEQGFAPAREALWLEALTHGSFNGSGADVADYQRLEFLGDRVLGLSVASWLFRAGDAPEGKLSQRLNALVSGATCARIARNVGLPIHIRLGKQARDDGGADSDKILGDVMEALIGACFIEHGFDAAQALIYRLWAHELEGDEGKSKHPKSALQEWAAGNRRATPLYEVIDRSGPDHAARFTVQVSVRNVGSAEATATSKGEAERLAAKAFLEQFG; the protein is encoded by the coding sequence ATGAGCGGCGGGCTCGATCCGGCGGCGCGAGTCTGGCTGGAAGAACAGGGCTTTGCTCCGGCGCGGGAGGCTCTGTGGCTCGAGGCGCTGACCCATGGCAGCTTCAATGGCTCCGGCGCGGATGTCGCCGATTACCAGCGGCTCGAATTCCTCGGTGACCGCGTGCTGGGCCTGTCGGTGGCGAGCTGGCTGTTCCGCGCAGGAGACGCACCCGAAGGCAAGCTTTCGCAAAGACTTAATGCGCTCGTCAGCGGGGCAACCTGCGCGCGGATTGCGCGCAACGTCGGCCTCCCCATCCACATCCGCCTCGGCAAGCAGGCGCGCGACGATGGCGGGGCGGATAGTGACAAGATCCTCGGCGATGTGATGGAGGCGCTGATTGGTGCCTGCTTCATCGAACATGGCTTCGATGCGGCTCAGGCGCTCATCTACCGCCTTTGGGCGCACGAGTTGGAGGGCGACGAGGGCAAGTCCAAGCATCCCAAGAGCGCGTTGCAGGAATGGGCCGCCGGGAACCGCCGTGCCACCCCGCTCTACGAGGTGATCGACCGGAGCGGCCCCGACCATGCGGCGCGCTTCACCGTGCAGGTGAGCGTGCGCAATGTCGGCAGCGCGGAGGCAACCGCCACCAGCAAGGGCGAAGCCGAAAGGCTGGCCGCCAAGGCATTTCTGGAACAGTTCGGCTGA
- the lepB gene encoding signal peptidase I, which produces MDVKTQSLGSQQPAAQAARPGDSWGGFVWFIIKLLLVVLAFRVFVFSPFSIPSESMLPRLMNGDYLLAAKWPYGFSRQSLPFDLGLPGGRLLPRTPERGDIVIFKHPVDRRDYIKRVIGLPGDRVAVIGGEVVLNGVRVPRAQIADVMVPMSANTGCAWGGDVERAADGSEACRYKAFRETLPSGKSYDVLDFGLTQADGFAEKTVPAGSLFVMGDNRDSSLDSRFPASAGEGVGFVSQDLLVGRAAVIVWSTDGGADWVKPWTWFSAARWDRIGDTL; this is translated from the coding sequence ATGGATGTTAAGACCCAATCGCTCGGCTCCCAGCAGCCCGCCGCGCAAGCCGCGCGCCCGGGCGACAGCTGGGGCGGATTTGTCTGGTTTATCATCAAGCTGTTGCTGGTGGTGCTGGCTTTCAGGGTATTCGTATTCTCACCCTTCTCGATCCCTTCGGAAAGCATGCTGCCGCGCCTCATGAACGGCGATTACCTGCTGGCGGCCAAGTGGCCTTATGGCTTTTCGCGCCAGTCGCTGCCCTTCGATCTGGGGCTTCCGGGCGGTCGGTTGCTGCCGCGTACGCCCGAACGCGGCGACATCGTGATCTTCAAGCATCCGGTCGACCGGCGCGATTATATCAAGCGGGTGATCGGCCTGCCGGGTGACCGTGTGGCGGTGATTGGCGGAGAGGTGGTGCTGAACGGTGTTCGCGTGCCGCGCGCACAGATCGCCGACGTGATGGTGCCGATGTCGGCCAACACCGGCTGCGCGTGGGGCGGCGACGTGGAGCGGGCCGCGGACGGCAGCGAGGCGTGCCGCTACAAGGCGTTCCGCGAAACCCTGCCCAGCGGCAAAAGCTACGATGTTCTCGATTTCGGTCTCACACAGGCGGATGGTTTTGCCGAGAAGACAGTGCCTGCCGGATCGCTGTTCGTGATGGGTGACAACCGCGACAGTTCGCTCGACAGCCGCTTCCCCGCTTCGGCGGGCGAAGGCGTGGGCTTCGTCTCGCAAGACCTGCTGGTGGGGCGCGCGGCTGTGATCGTGTGGTCGACCGATGGCGGGGCCGACTGGGTGAAGCCGTGGACGTGGTTCTCTGCCGCGCGCTGGGACCGGATCGGAGACACGCTATGA
- the pgi gene encoding glucose-6-phosphate isomerase, translating to MGGSNGTTGEAAVAAAWAHLRALSHPNLAQLFAADAQRPAALTRHIAWPIEPGSDAEAGMLIDFSKTHLSDEALAAFEALADAAGFAAAREALFGGGIVNPTEGRAATHGALRGSGTPAQVEEAEALLARMGMLVEAIHEGALGEVKHCIAIGIGGSALGPALAIDALTRDLALVDVHVVSNIDGLALEQAFRACDPATTLIAVASKTFTTIETMTNANSALKWLAENGVEDPDGRVVALTAAPEKAVEWGVDETRILPFVESVGGRYSLFSSIGFPVALAIGMDEFRAMLAGAKAVDDHFRQTEGRANAALLAAFADQYYTRLRGCQTRAVFAYDERLALLPDYLQQLEMESNGKSVTNDGRPVDGPTAPVTWGGVGTDAQHAVFQLLHQGTHLIPVDFIASIAPGDDLDPAHHRILLMNCLAQGAALMAGKPSDDPARAYAGDRPSTTYLVDDCDAGAFGALIAFHEHRTFANAVLMGINPFDQFGVELGKAIAKQIESGEGTFDPSTAALMAAAGLG from the coding sequence ATGGGCGGCAGCAACGGAACAACGGGAGAGGCGGCAGTCGCTGCGGCATGGGCGCATCTGCGGGCGCTTTCGCACCCCAACCTGGCGCAGCTTTTCGCGGCCGATGCGCAACGTCCGGCGGCTTTGACCCGGCATATTGCCTGGCCGATCGAGCCCGGCAGTGACGCCGAAGCGGGCATGCTGATCGACTTTTCCAAGACTCATCTGAGCGATGAGGCGCTGGCCGCGTTCGAGGCGTTGGCAGACGCGGCGGGCTTTGCTGCGGCGCGCGAGGCGCTGTTCGGCGGCGGGATCGTCAACCCCACCGAAGGCCGCGCCGCCACCCACGGTGCATTGCGCGGCAGCGGCACGCCCGCGCAGGTCGAAGAGGCCGAAGCGCTGCTCGCCAGAATGGGGATGCTGGTCGAGGCAATCCACGAAGGCGCGCTGGGCGAAGTAAAGCATTGCATCGCCATCGGCATCGGCGGGTCGGCACTTGGCCCGGCGCTCGCCATTGACGCGCTGACCCGCGATCTGGCGCTGGTTGATGTGCATGTGGTCTCGAACATCGACGGGCTGGCGCTGGAACAGGCGTTCCGCGCCTGCGATCCGGCGACGACGCTGATTGCGGTCGCGTCCAAGACCTTCACCACCATCGAGACGATGACCAACGCGAACAGCGCGCTGAAGTGGCTGGCCGAAAACGGCGTGGAAGACCCCGATGGCCGCGTGGTCGCGCTGACGGCCGCACCGGAGAAGGCGGTGGAGTGGGGTGTGGATGAAACCCGCATCCTGCCCTTCGTTGAAAGCGTGGGCGGGCGCTATTCGCTGTTTTCCTCGATCGGGTTCCCCGTTGCTCTGGCAATCGGCATGGACGAATTCCGCGCCATGCTGGCAGGCGCCAAGGCGGTGGACGATCACTTCCGCCAGACCGAAGGCCGCGCCAATGCCGCGCTGCTCGCCGCCTTTGCCGACCAGTATTACACGCGGCTGCGGGGCTGCCAGACCCGCGCGGTCTTCGCCTATGACGAGCGGCTCGCCTTGCTGCCGGACTACCTCCAGCAGCTGGAGATGGAGTCCAATGGCAAGAGCGTTACGAACGATGGCCGCCCGGTCGACGGGCCGACTGCGCCTGTCACGTGGGGCGGAGTAGGGACCGATGCGCAGCACGCGGTGTTCCAGCTGCTCCATCAGGGCACGCATCTGATCCCGGTCGATTTCATCGCCAGCATCGCACCGGGCGACGATCTCGATCCAGCGCATCACCGTATCCTGCTGATGAACTGCCTTGCACAAGGCGCGGCGCTGATGGCGGGCAAGCCGTCGGACGATCCGGCGCGCGCCTATGCCGGGGATCGGCCCTCGACGACCTACCTCGTCGATGATTGCGATGCCGGGGCTTTTGGTGCGCTGATTGCCTTCCACGAACATCGCACCTTTGCCAACGCCGTGCTGATGGGGATCAACCCCTTCGACCAGTTCGGCGTGGAGCTAGGGAAGGCAATCGCCAAGCAGATCGAATCGGGGGAGGGCACCTTTGACCCGAGCACGGCCGCATTGATGGCAGCGGCAGGGCTGGGCTGA